In Marmota flaviventris isolate mMarFla1 chromosome 17, mMarFla1.hap1, whole genome shotgun sequence, a single genomic region encodes these proteins:
- the Prkar1a gene encoding cAMP-dependent protein kinase type I-alpha regulatory subunit, whose protein sequence is MASGSTTASEEERSLRECELYVQKHNIQALLKDSIVQLCTARPERPMAFLREYFEKLEKEEAKQIQNLQKAGTRTDSREEEISPPPPNPVVKGRRRRGAISAEVYTEEDAASYVRKVIPKDYKTMAALAKAIEKNVLFSHLDDNERSDIFDAMFPVSFIAGETVIQQGDEGDNFYVIDQGEMDVYVNNEWATSVGEGGSFGELALIYGTPRAATVKAKTNVKLWGIDRDSYRRILMGSTLRKRKMYEEFLSKVSILESLDKWERLTVADALEPVQFEDGQKIVVQGEPGDEFFIILEGSAAVLQRRSENEEFVEVGRLGPSDYFGEIALLMNRPRAATVVARGPLKCVKLDRPRFERVLGPCSDILKRNIQQYNSFVSLSV, encoded by the exons ATGGCGTCTGGTAGTACTACTGCCAGTGAGGAGGAGCGTAGTCTCCGGGAATGTGAACTCTACGTGCAGAAGCACAACATTCAGGCGCTGCTCAAGGATTCTATTGTGCAGTTGTGTACTGCTCGACCTGAGAGACCCATGGCATTCCTTAGGGAATACTTTGAGAAATTGGAGAAG GAGGAGGCAAAACAGATTCAGAATCTGCAGAAAGCAGGCACCCGCACAGACTCAAGGGAGGAAGaaatctctcctcctccccccaatCCAGTGGTTAAAGGTCGGCGGCGACGTGGGGCTATCAGTGCTGAAGTCTACACAGAGGAAGATGCTGCGTCTTATGTTAGAAAG GTTATACCAAAAGATTATAAGACAATGGCTGCTTTAGCTAAAGCCATTGAAAAGAATGTGCTGTTTTCACATCTTGATGATAATGAGAGAAG TGATATTTTTGATGCCATGTTTCCAGTCTCCTTTATTGCTGGAGAAACTGTTATTCAGCAAG GCGATGAAGGGGATAATTTCTATGTGATTGATCAAGGAGAGATGGAT GTCTATGTCAACAATGAATGGGCAACCAGTGTTGGTGAAGGAGGGAGCTTTGGAGAACTTGCTTTGATTTATGGAACACCTAGAGCAGCCACTGTCAAAGCAAAGACAAATGTGAAACTCTGGGGTATTGACCGAGACAGCTATAGAAGAATCCTTATG ggcagCACACTGAGAAAGCGAAAGATGTATGAGGAGTTCCTTAGTAAAGTGTCTATTTTAG AGTCTTTGGACAAATGGGAACGTCTCACTGTAGCTGATGCACTGGAACCAGTCCAGTTTGAAGATGGACAGAAGATTGTGGTGCAGGGAGAACCAGGAGATGAGTTCTTCATTATTTTAGAG GGGTCGGCTGCTGTGCTGCAACGTCGGTCAGAAAATGAAGAGTTTGTTGAAGTGGGAAGATTGGGGCCTTCTGATTATTTTG GTGAAATTGCACTACTGATGAATCGTCCTCGTGCTGCTACAGTGGTTGCACGTGGCCCCTTGAAGTGTGTGAAGCTGGATCGACCTCGATTTGAACGTGTCCTTGGCCCATGCTCAGATATTCTCAAACGAAACATCCAGCAGTACAACAGTTTCGTGTCACTGTCTGTCTGA